One genomic region from Actinocatenispora thailandica encodes:
- a CDS encoding complex I subunit 1/NuoH family protein produces the protein MPLWAELVLRLAGVVVAFLVLPLVVGQIEHKVMAHMQGRLGPMYAGGFHGWAQLVADGVKFVQKEEVVPAAADRPVFRAAPIVALLPYLVVVLVLPLGPGLVGQALDIGLFLVLAVVGVGVVAVLMAAWSSANKYSLLGGLRAAAQLLAYELPFVLAAASVAMAAGTLSLGGIVEAWRPWWLAWQLPAMLVFLTAGIAELRRPPFDMPIADSELVFGYLTEYTGLRFALFLLAEYVGIVVVAALTTVLFLGGWRGPFDAQLGWLWTLVKVLIVAFVIIWVRVTFPRLRADQLQRFCWLVLVPVALAQLVLTVGVRLALA, from the coding sequence ATGCCGCTGTGGGCCGAGCTGGTGCTGCGCCTCGCCGGCGTGGTCGTCGCGTTCCTGGTGTTGCCGCTGGTCGTCGGGCAGATCGAGCACAAGGTGATGGCGCACATGCAGGGCCGGCTCGGTCCGATGTACGCCGGCGGTTTCCACGGTTGGGCCCAGCTCGTCGCCGACGGCGTCAAGTTCGTGCAGAAGGAAGAGGTGGTACCCGCCGCGGCCGACCGCCCGGTGTTCCGGGCGGCGCCGATCGTCGCGCTGCTGCCGTACCTGGTGGTCGTGCTGGTGTTGCCACTCGGGCCGGGGCTGGTCGGCCAGGCGCTCGACATCGGGCTGTTCCTGGTGCTCGCGGTGGTCGGGGTCGGCGTCGTCGCGGTGCTGATGGCGGCCTGGTCCAGCGCCAACAAGTACAGCCTGCTCGGCGGGTTGCGGGCGGCGGCCCAACTGCTCGCGTACGAGCTGCCGTTCGTGCTGGCCGCGGCGAGTGTCGCGATGGCGGCGGGCACCCTGTCGCTGGGCGGGATCGTCGAGGCGTGGCGGCCGTGGTGGCTGGCCTGGCAGCTGCCGGCGATGCTGGTGTTCCTCACCGCGGGGATCGCCGAGCTGCGCCGGCCGCCGTTCGACATGCCGATCGCCGACTCGGAGCTGGTCTTCGGGTACCTGACCGAGTACACCGGGCTGCGGTTCGCGTTGTTCCTGCTCGCCGAGTACGTCGGGATCGTGGTGGTGGCGGCGCTGACCACGGTGCTGTTCCTGGGCGGCTGGCGCGGCCCGTTCGACGCGCAGCTGGGCTGGCTGTGGACGCTGGTCAAGGTGCTGATCGTGGCGTTCGTGATCATCTGGGTGCGGGTCACGTTCCCGCGGCTGCGGGCCGACCAGTTGCAGCGGTTCTGCTGGCTGGTGCTGGTGCCGGTCGCGCTGGCCCAGCTGGTGCTGACCGTCGGCGTTCGGCTCGCCCTCGCCTGA
- a CDS encoding NADH-quinone oxidoreductase subunit A has protein sequence MSGYLGSYLTLGIVLLLAVVLFGAAFVVNRTLRPHRPNPGKLATYESGVDPVGGNWAQAEIRYYVYAYLYVLFAVESVFLFPWAVVFARPGFGRNTLIEMAVFVAVLLLGLLYAARKGVLRWT, from the coding sequence GTGTCTGGCTATCTCGGCTCGTACCTGACGCTCGGGATCGTGCTGCTGCTCGCGGTGGTGCTGTTCGGCGCGGCGTTCGTGGTGAACCGGACGCTGCGGCCACACCGGCCGAACCCGGGCAAACTCGCCACGTACGAGTCGGGCGTCGATCCGGTCGGCGGCAACTGGGCGCAGGCCGAGATCCGCTACTACGTCTACGCCTACCTCTACGTGCTGTTCGCGGTGGAGAGCGTTTTCCTGTTCCCCTGGGCGGTGGTGTTCGCCCGGCCCGGGTTCGGGCGCAACACGCTGATCGAGATGGCGGTGTTCGTCGCGGTCCTGCTGCTCGGCCTGCTGTACGCGGCGCGCAAGGGCGTGCTGCGATGGACCTGA
- a CDS encoding aldo/keto reductase produces MEYVRLGGSGLKVSRLCLGMMSYGDPVNWREWVLPEADAAPFVRRATEAGITFYDTADVYSVGVSEEITGRLLRRFFQHREDYVLATKVCNPMGDGPYDRGLSRKHIMDSVDASLRRLGTDYIDLYQIHRFDAETPIEETMAALHDIVRAGKARYIGASSMWAWQFAKAQYAADAHGWTRFVSMQNHYNLVYREEEREMIPFCADQGVGILPWSPLARGFLAGNRGRDGQHTVRARTDPGNLRFYDYDETDFAVADRVADVADAHGVPAAQVALAWLLHQPAVTSPIVGATKPHHLDDAIAATELALSADELAALAEPYRPKPISGHS; encoded by the coding sequence GTGGAGTACGTACGACTGGGCGGCAGCGGGCTGAAGGTGTCCCGGCTGTGCCTGGGCATGATGAGCTACGGCGATCCGGTCAACTGGCGCGAGTGGGTGCTGCCGGAGGCCGACGCCGCTCCGTTCGTCCGCCGCGCCACCGAAGCCGGGATCACCTTCTACGACACCGCCGACGTGTACTCGGTCGGGGTCAGCGAGGAGATCACCGGCCGGCTGCTGCGCCGCTTCTTCCAGCACCGCGAGGACTACGTGCTCGCCACCAAGGTGTGCAACCCGATGGGCGACGGGCCGTACGACCGGGGGCTGTCCCGCAAGCACATCATGGACTCGGTCGACGCCTCGCTGCGCCGGCTGGGCACCGACTACATCGACCTGTACCAGATCCACCGGTTCGATGCGGAGACGCCGATCGAGGAGACGATGGCGGCGCTGCACGACATCGTGCGCGCCGGCAAGGCCCGGTACATCGGGGCGTCCTCGATGTGGGCGTGGCAGTTCGCGAAGGCGCAGTACGCCGCGGACGCGCACGGCTGGACCCGGTTCGTGTCCATGCAGAACCACTACAACCTGGTCTACCGCGAGGAGGAACGGGAGATGATCCCGTTCTGCGCCGACCAGGGTGTCGGGATCCTGCCGTGGTCGCCGCTGGCCCGCGGCTTCCTCGCCGGCAACCGCGGCCGGGACGGGCAGCACACCGTCCGGGCCCGCACCGACCCGGGCAATCTGCGGTTCTACGACTACGACGAGACCGACTTCGCCGTCGCCGACCGGGTGGCGGACGTCGCCGACGCGCACGGCGTACCCGCGGCGCAGGTGGCGCTGGCGTGGCTGCTGCACCAGCCGGCCGTCACCTCGCCGATCGTCGGCGCCACCAAGCCGCACCACCTGGACGACGCGATCGCCGCCACCGAGCTGGCGCTGTCGGCCGACGAACTCGCCGCGCTGGCCGAGCCGTACCGGCCCAAGCCGATCTCCGGCCACTCCTGA
- a CDS encoding molybdopterin-dependent oxidoreductase encodes MTHRYVRGAGAGIAAAAAAVGVAELAAAFVRPESAPVAAIGAAAIQLTPAAVKDFAIGTFGTSDKTALLVGIYLVLALAAAGVGVLAGRYRRVGALCVAGFGALGVVAAMTRPDAGMLDPLPSVLAGAVGVGVLLLLLRPPAPMSPAGYERRRFLWLAGGSVAAAAGLGYVGRALQHSRFAAARSRADVTIPRPASPAPPVPAGAELDVPGLARWRTSNATFYRIDTALTIPQLTAEDWRLRIHGRVAHPLTLTYRQLLERPLIERDITLCCVSNPVGGGYIGNARWVGVRLADLLREAGVDDGADQVVSRSVDGMTIGTPTATVLDGRDALLAVAMNGEPLPVKHGFPVRMVVPGLYGYVSACKWLVDLELTTFADYDAYWVPRGYSARAPVKTESRIDTPRDGTSRSAGRVQVAGVAWAQHTGIARVEVQVDDGGWHDATLGAEPTADTWRQWVYGWDASPGRHVLRVRATDRSGYRQTADVLGEAPNGATGWHQVGVTIH; translated from the coding sequence ATGACGCATCGGTACGTCCGGGGGGCCGGCGCCGGGATCGCCGCCGCGGCGGCGGCGGTCGGCGTCGCCGAACTCGCGGCCGCATTCGTCCGCCCCGAGTCGGCGCCGGTCGCCGCGATCGGTGCCGCCGCGATCCAGCTCACCCCGGCCGCGGTGAAGGACTTCGCGATCGGCACCTTCGGCACCAGCGACAAGACCGCGCTGCTGGTCGGCATCTACCTGGTACTCGCGCTGGCCGCGGCCGGTGTCGGCGTGCTCGCCGGCCGGTACCGCCGGGTCGGCGCACTGTGCGTCGCCGGGTTCGGCGCGCTCGGCGTCGTCGCCGCGATGACCAGGCCGGATGCCGGGATGCTGGATCCGTTGCCGTCGGTGCTGGCCGGCGCGGTCGGCGTCGGGGTGCTGCTGCTCCTGCTCCGGCCACCGGCGCCGATGAGCCCGGCCGGGTACGAGCGGCGCCGGTTCCTGTGGCTCGCCGGCGGGTCGGTGGCCGCGGCGGCCGGCCTGGGCTACGTCGGACGTGCGTTGCAGCACAGCCGGTTCGCGGCGGCCCGGTCCCGGGCGGACGTCACGATCCCGCGGCCGGCGAGCCCGGCCCCGCCGGTACCGGCCGGCGCCGAGCTGGACGTGCCGGGGCTGGCGCGCTGGCGTACCAGCAACGCGACGTTCTACCGGATCGACACCGCGCTGACGATCCCGCAGCTGACCGCGGAGGACTGGCGGCTGCGCATCCACGGCCGGGTGGCGCATCCGCTGACCCTGACGTACCGGCAGCTGCTGGAGAGGCCACTCATCGAGCGGGACATCACGCTGTGCTGCGTGTCCAACCCGGTCGGCGGCGGGTACATCGGCAACGCCCGCTGGGTCGGTGTCCGGCTCGCCGACCTGCTGCGGGAGGCGGGCGTCGACGACGGCGCCGACCAGGTGGTGAGCCGCTCGGTGGACGGCATGACGATCGGTACCCCGACCGCCACGGTGCTGGACGGCCGGGACGCGCTGCTCGCGGTCGCGATGAACGGCGAGCCGCTGCCGGTCAAGCACGGGTTCCCGGTGCGGATGGTGGTGCCCGGCCTGTACGGGTACGTGTCGGCCTGCAAGTGGCTGGTCGACCTGGAGCTGACCACGTTCGCCGACTACGACGCCTACTGGGTGCCGCGCGGCTACTCCGCCCGCGCACCGGTCAAGACCGAGTCGCGCATCGACACCCCGCGCGACGGTACGAGCAGGTCGGCCGGCCGGGTGCAGGTGGCCGGCGTCGCCTGGGCCCAGCACACCGGCATCGCCCGGGTCGAGGTGCAGGTCGACGACGGCGGCTGGCACGACGCGACGCTCGGCGCCGAACCGACCGCGGACACCTGGCGGCAGTGGGTGTACGGGTGGGACGCGTCGCCGGGCCGGCACGTGCTGCGGGTCCGCGCCACCGACCGGTCCGGCTACCGGCAGACCGCCGACGTGCTCGGCGAGGCGCCGAACGGCGCCACCGGCTGGCACCAGGTCGGGGTCACCATCCACTGA
- a CDS encoding NADH-quinone oxidoreductase subunit L translates to MMTPTVLAILLPAAPGAAGLAGLLVRPGARRAAAGLGIAATAVALAAATVLLATTQNVAAGSTLADLVGVTVRVGVSVDPVASAVAVAVGVVALLVQVYSVAYLRGDDRYGPYAAQVSLFTAAMLDVVVAGDLVQLLVGWEVMGICSYLLIGHDRSLATAPAAAVKAFLVTRVGDVGFWLGVILLGTGAGSFRIDDVITAAATGELSHARVTAAVLLLLAGVAGKSAQFPLHSWLPDAMAGPTPISALIHAATMVAAGIYVVTRLYPLFVTSKPALVVLGLMAAVTMLLGALAATAADDLKRVLAWSTVSQLAYMAGALAVGSDRAAIFHLLTHAAFKALLFLAAGSVIHAAGSNLMSRMGGLRRGMPVTFVTMTIGLAALAGVPPFSGFWSKDSILSAAQQATNGLGAAPALIGWLVLVCGLATVAITAWYVTRLWLRTFFGARRGPAGHEPARSMWIPLVLLAIPATLLGLIELVPSHNPRADFGWFAYTPRRYAEYLPSGVPGSHLLPIGRQDLDPVTMGIGLALVALGVAAAVLVWRRDTAADPARVLGRAAPVLRAGFRFDDAQRALVVRPVQALATTVWLGDARVVDGAVRGVGSGAVRLARRLARLHTGLPRSLVAVLGGAVLLALVAVLVGGAR, encoded by the coding sequence GTGATGACGCCGACGGTGTTGGCGATCCTGCTGCCGGCGGCGCCCGGCGCGGCCGGGTTGGCCGGTCTGCTGGTACGACCGGGTGCGCGGCGGGCCGCGGCCGGTTTGGGCATCGCCGCGACCGCGGTGGCACTGGCCGCCGCGACGGTGCTGCTGGCCACGACGCAGAACGTGGCGGCCGGCAGCACGCTGGCCGACCTGGTGGGTGTGACGGTGCGGGTCGGTGTCTCGGTCGACCCGGTGGCCAGTGCGGTGGCCGTCGCGGTCGGCGTGGTGGCGCTGCTGGTACAGGTCTACTCGGTCGCCTACCTGCGCGGCGACGACCGGTACGGGCCGTACGCGGCGCAGGTGAGCCTGTTCACCGCGGCGATGCTGGACGTGGTGGTGGCCGGCGATCTGGTGCAGCTGCTGGTCGGCTGGGAGGTCATGGGCATCTGCTCGTACCTGCTGATCGGGCACGACCGCAGCCTCGCGACCGCGCCGGCCGCCGCGGTCAAGGCGTTCCTGGTCACCCGGGTCGGCGACGTCGGGTTCTGGCTCGGCGTGATCCTGCTCGGCACCGGCGCGGGCAGCTTCCGCATCGACGACGTGATCACCGCCGCGGCCACCGGCGAGCTGTCCCACGCCCGGGTCACCGCGGCGGTGCTGCTGCTGCTCGCCGGGGTGGCCGGCAAGAGCGCGCAGTTCCCGCTGCACAGCTGGCTGCCGGACGCGATGGCCGGCCCGACCCCGATCTCGGCACTGATCCACGCCGCGACGATGGTCGCCGCCGGCATCTACGTGGTCACCCGGCTGTACCCGCTGTTCGTCACCTCGAAGCCGGCGCTGGTGGTGCTGGGGCTGATGGCGGCGGTGACGATGCTGCTCGGCGCGCTCGCCGCGACCGCCGCCGACGACCTCAAGCGGGTGCTCGCCTGGTCCACGGTCAGCCAGCTCGCGTACATGGCCGGCGCGCTCGCGGTCGGCTCGGACCGCGCCGCGATCTTCCACCTGCTCACCCACGCCGCGTTCAAGGCGCTGCTGTTCCTCGCCGCCGGCTCGGTGATCCACGCCGCCGGCAGCAACCTGATGAGCCGGATGGGTGGGCTGCGCCGTGGCATGCCGGTCACGTTCGTGACGATGACGATCGGGTTGGCGGCGCTGGCCGGGGTGCCACCGTTCTCGGGCTTCTGGAGCAAGGACTCGATCCTGTCCGCCGCGCAGCAGGCCACCAACGGCCTCGGCGCCGCACCCGCCCTGATCGGCTGGCTGGTCCTGGTGTGCGGGCTGGCCACCGTCGCGATCACCGCCTGGTACGTGACGCGGCTGTGGCTGCGGACCTTCTTCGGTGCCCGGCGCGGCCCGGCCGGGCACGAGCCGGCCCGGTCGATGTGGATACCGCTGGTGCTGCTCGCGATCCCGGCGACGCTGCTCGGGCTGATCGAGCTGGTGCCGAGCCACAACCCGCGCGCCGACTTCGGCTGGTTCGCCTACACGCCGCGCAGGTACGCCGAGTACCTGCCGTCCGGGGTGCCGGGCAGCCACCTGCTGCCGATCGGCCGGCAGGACCTGGACCCGGTCACGATGGGCATCGGGCTGGCGCTCGTCGCGCTCGGGGTGGCCGCGGCGGTGCTGGTCTGGCGCCGGGACACCGCCGCCGATCCGGCCCGGGTGCTCGGCCGGGCGGCCCCGGTACTGCGGGCCGGGTTCCGGTTCGACGACGCGCAGCGCGCCCTGGTGGTGCGGCCGGTCCAGGCGCTCGCCACCACCGTGTGGCTGGGTGACGCGCGGGTCGTGGACGGGGCGGTCCGCGGCGTCGGATCCGGCGCGGTGCGGCTCGCCCGGCGGCTGGCCCGGCTGCACACCGGCCTGCCCCGCTCCCTCGTCGCGGTACTCGGCGGCGCGGTGCTGCTCGCGCTCGTCGCCGTGCTCGTCGGAGGTGCGCGGTGA
- a CDS encoding NADH-quinone oxidoreductase subunit J, translated as MTVADVLLVALGVVTLGAAMLVVTSRHLVRAGLWLVVALGGVAGCYLVLTAELVAWVQVLLYVGAVVVLLLFAVMLTRAPIGPSTQLDRPRLPAALVGGGAGLGLAALLADAYRWSRVEQPPPGTAERIGSAVFRQWVLPFEVLSVLLLAALVGAIVLSRRAGDPARTPHGGDRPPAAGGTGDRPPAAPRAGRGR; from the coding sequence GTGACGGTCGCGGACGTACTGCTGGTGGCGCTCGGCGTGGTGACGCTGGGCGCCGCCATGCTGGTGGTCACCAGCCGGCACCTGGTCCGGGCCGGGCTGTGGCTGGTGGTCGCGCTCGGCGGGGTCGCCGGGTGCTACCTGGTGCTCACCGCCGAACTCGTCGCCTGGGTCCAGGTGCTGCTCTACGTCGGTGCCGTCGTGGTGCTGCTGCTGTTCGCGGTGATGCTGACCAGGGCGCCGATCGGGCCCAGCACGCAGCTCGACCGGCCCCGGCTGCCGGCTGCGCTGGTCGGCGGCGGCGCCGGCCTGGGGCTCGCCGCACTGCTGGCCGACGCGTACCGGTGGAGCCGGGTCGAGCAGCCGCCGCCGGGCACCGCGGAGCGGATCGGCAGCGCCGTGTTCCGACAGTGGGTGCTGCCGTTCGAGGTGCTGTCCGTGCTGCTGCTCGCTGCCCTGGTCGGCGCGATCGTGCTGTCCCGGCGAGCCGGCGACCCGGCGCGGACGCCGCACGGCGGTGACCGGCCGCCCGCGGCGGGCGGAACCGGCGACCGACCGCCGGCGGCACCGCGAGCCGGGCGGGGTCGCTGA
- a CDS encoding alpha/beta fold hydrolase has protein sequence MSTFVLVPGAWHGGWCWAPVADRLRAAGHRVLTPTLTGLDGAEPRPDVGLGTHADDVVALLATEDLTEVVLVGHSYAGLVVRQAADRVPERVARLVLVDAWAGPDGASMDSLAPEPFRRWVDRNTANGLIAVPPPRMVGIDDPDQVAWLTPRLVPQPRRTFAEPTVLTGRVEALPCRAIVCVPDNGMPFGTWAREFGWPVDEIGTGHDAMLTAPDELTALLST, from the coding sequence ATGTCCACGTTCGTACTGGTGCCCGGAGCCTGGCACGGCGGCTGGTGCTGGGCGCCGGTGGCCGACCGGCTGCGGGCCGCCGGCCACCGGGTCCTCACCCCGACCCTGACCGGCCTGGACGGCGCCGAACCGCGGCCCGACGTCGGGCTCGGTACCCACGCCGACGACGTCGTCGCGCTGCTGGCCACCGAGGACCTCACCGAGGTGGTACTGGTCGGGCACAGCTACGCCGGCCTGGTCGTGCGGCAGGCGGCGGACCGGGTACCGGAGCGGGTGGCACGGCTGGTCCTGGTCGACGCCTGGGCGGGGCCGGACGGCGCCAGCATGGACAGCCTGGCGCCCGAACCGTTCCGCCGCTGGGTCGACCGGAACACCGCGAACGGGCTGATCGCGGTGCCGCCGCCGCGGATGGTCGGCATCGACGACCCGGACCAGGTCGCCTGGCTGACGCCGCGACTGGTACCGCAGCCGCGCCGGACGTTCGCCGAACCGACCGTGTTGACCGGCCGGGTCGAGGCGCTGCCCTGCCGGGCGATCGTCTGCGTGCCGGACAACGGGATGCCCTTCGGCACCTGGGCGCGCGAGTTCGGCTGGCCGGTGGACGAGATCGGCACCGGCCACGACGCGATGCTCACCGCGCCCGACGAGCTGACCGCGCTGCTGTCGACGTGA
- a CDS encoding IS110 family transposase — protein sequence MTSVTDLREMVDVVVGVDTHVHTHSAAVVDAGTGGVVGQITVEATADGYAQLVEFADQHATLRAWAIEGTGGHGAGATRYLQHHAELVIELDRPERTKRRNGAKSDPLDAIRAAREALSRTRLGTPRSGGDRQALSVLLAARRSAIHAATDAQRQVFSLVVAAPEQIRTRFRGQKLPAMLTTASHLRVHPSWDAETTTTVTVLRCLARRAHAAAAEAAQHQKAIHAIVRSWRPDLLQRKGIGPIVAATVLCAWSHPGRIHSEAAFAMLAGAAPIPANSGQTTNRYRLNRHGDRQLNRALHTIVLSRIRYDQATRTYAARRTREGKTNREIKRCLKRYIARDLYRLLESGNPTATP from the coding sequence ATGACCAGTGTGACTGATCTTCGAGAGATGGTCGATGTCGTGGTAGGTGTCGACACTCATGTGCACACCCATTCCGCGGCCGTGGTCGATGCCGGCACCGGCGGGGTGGTCGGCCAGATCACCGTGGAGGCCACCGCGGACGGCTATGCCCAGCTGGTGGAGTTCGCCGACCAGCACGCAACACTACGAGCCTGGGCAATCGAAGGCACCGGCGGCCACGGCGCCGGTGCGACCCGGTACCTGCAACACCACGCCGAACTGGTCATCGAACTCGACCGCCCCGAACGAACCAAGCGGCGTAACGGCGCGAAGTCCGACCCGCTGGACGCCATCCGCGCCGCCCGCGAAGCCCTGTCCCGCACCAGGCTAGGCACCCCCCGCAGCGGCGGCGACCGGCAAGCCTTGTCGGTACTGCTGGCCGCCCGTAGATCCGCGATCCACGCCGCGACCGATGCGCAGCGACAGGTGTTCAGCCTGGTGGTCGCGGCCCCGGAACAGATCCGTACCCGTTTTCGTGGTCAGAAACTGCCCGCCATGCTCACCACCGCCTCACACCTGCGCGTTCACCCATCCTGGGACGCAGAAACCACCACCACCGTCACCGTGCTGCGCTGCCTGGCCCGCCGGGCCCACGCCGCGGCCGCAGAAGCCGCCCAACACCAGAAAGCCATCCACGCCATCGTGCGGTCCTGGCGCCCCGACCTACTCCAACGCAAAGGCATCGGACCGATCGTGGCCGCAACCGTGCTCTGCGCCTGGTCCCACCCCGGCCGGATCCATTCCGAGGCAGCCTTCGCCATGCTCGCCGGAGCCGCACCCATCCCCGCCAACAGCGGCCAAACCACCAACCGCTACCGACTCAACCGCCACGGCGACCGACAACTCAACCGCGCTCTGCACACCATCGTGCTATCCCGCATCCGCTACGACCAAGCCACCCGCACCTACGCCGCCCGCCGCACCCGCGAAGGCAAAACCAACCGAGAGATCAAACGCTGCCTCAAACGCTACATCGCCCGAGACCTCTACCGACTCCTCGAATCAGGCAACCCCACCGCCACCCCTTGA
- the nuoK gene encoding NADH-quinone oxidoreductase subunit NuoK codes for MHPVIPYLIAALLFGVGCYGLLVRRNAVLLLMSLELMLNAVNLILVTADTSVVGVPRSGQVFALFVIVLAAAEVGVGLAVVLRFFRLRGSVDTDLLDTRRAGPGPAPKAPAAGTAADPETAAVTAADTDAGEAR; via the coding sequence ATGCATCCGGTGATCCCGTACCTGATCGCGGCGCTGCTGTTCGGCGTCGGCTGCTACGGCCTGCTGGTGCGGCGCAACGCGGTGCTGCTGCTGATGTCGCTGGAGCTGATGCTCAACGCGGTCAACCTGATCCTCGTCACGGCCGACACCAGCGTGGTCGGGGTGCCGCGTTCCGGTCAGGTGTTCGCGCTGTTCGTGATCGTGCTGGCCGCCGCCGAGGTCGGCGTCGGGCTCGCCGTGGTGCTGCGGTTCTTCCGGCTCCGCGGCAGCGTCGACACCGACCTGCTGGACACCCGCCGGGCCGGCCCGGGCCCGGCCCCGAAGGCGCCCGCCGCGGGCACCGCGGCCGACCCGGAGACCGCTGCCGTCACCGCGGCGGACACGGACGCCGGGGAGGCGCGGTGA
- a CDS encoding NADH-quinone oxidoreductase subunit B: MTGPVALPEPRPRERGGLPAVLGAPIRFVLNWGRRYSLWVFNFGLACCAIEFIAASMGRHDFIRLGVIPFAHGPRQADLMVVSGTVTDKMAPAIKRLYDQMAEPKYVISFGACSNSGGPYWDSYSVTKGVDQIIPVDVYVPGCPPRPEALLHGILRLQDKIAREQAGLGGVRRDDPLGAAALRAGGTGATALTAAPVRPR, translated from the coding sequence ATGACCGGACCTGTCGCGTTGCCGGAGCCGCGGCCGCGAGAGCGCGGCGGGCTGCCCGCGGTGCTCGGTGCGCCGATCCGGTTCGTGCTCAACTGGGGCCGGCGCTACTCGCTCTGGGTCTTCAACTTCGGCCTCGCCTGCTGCGCGATCGAGTTCATCGCCGCGTCGATGGGCCGGCACGACTTCATCCGGCTCGGCGTCATCCCGTTCGCGCACGGCCCGCGGCAGGCCGATCTGATGGTCGTCTCCGGCACCGTCACCGACAAGATGGCGCCGGCGATCAAGCGGCTGTACGACCAGATGGCCGAACCGAAGTACGTCATCTCGTTCGGCGCCTGCAGCAACTCCGGCGGGCCGTACTGGGACTCCTACTCGGTCACCAAGGGCGTCGACCAGATCATCCCCGTCGACGTGTACGTGCCGGGCTGCCCGCCGCGGCCCGAGGCGCTGCTGCACGGCATCCTGCGGCTGCAGGACAAGATCGCCCGGGAGCAGGCCGGTCTCGGCGGGGTCCGACGGGACGACCCGCTGGGTGCTGCCGCCCTCCGCGCCGGTGGCACCGGCGCCACGGCGCTGACCGCGGCCCCGGTCCGCCCGCGCTGA